Proteins encoded together in one Streptomyces sp. B1I3 window:
- the rpe gene encoding ribulose-phosphate 3-epimerase, whose translation MAQINPSILSADFARLAEEAKAVEGADWLHVDVMDNHFVPNLTLGVPIVEALSKATDTPLDCHLMIEDADRWAPQYVEAGAGSVTFHAEAAAAPVRLAREIRAKGARASMALKPATPVEPYEDLLPELDMLLIMTVEPGFGGQAFLDIMLPKIRRTRELISKHGLELWLQVDGGVSATTIERCAEAGADVFVAGSAVYGAKDPAEAVRALREQADTVTATAPWACAH comes from the coding sequence ATGGCCCAGATCAACCCCAGCATCCTGTCCGCCGACTTCGCGCGCCTCGCCGAGGAGGCGAAGGCCGTCGAAGGCGCCGACTGGCTCCATGTCGATGTCATGGACAACCACTTCGTGCCCAACCTGACGCTCGGTGTGCCCATCGTGGAGGCGCTGAGCAAGGCCACGGACACCCCGCTGGACTGCCACCTGATGATCGAGGACGCCGACCGCTGGGCTCCGCAGTACGTCGAGGCCGGCGCCGGCTCCGTCACCTTCCACGCGGAGGCCGCCGCGGCGCCCGTCCGGCTGGCACGGGAGATCAGGGCGAAGGGCGCGCGCGCCTCCATGGCGCTCAAGCCGGCGACCCCCGTCGAGCCGTACGAGGACCTGCTCCCCGAGCTCGACATGCTGCTGATCATGACGGTGGAGCCGGGATTCGGCGGCCAGGCGTTCCTGGACATCATGCTGCCGAAGATCCGGCGTACCCGTGAGCTGATCTCCAAGCACGGTCTGGAGCTTTGGCTCCAGGTCGACGGTGGCGTCTCCGCCACCACCATCGAGCGGTGCGCGGAGGCGGGCGCGGACGTGTTCGTCGCCGGCTCCGCGGTGTACGGGGCGAAGGATCCGGCCGAGGCCGTGCGCGCGCTGCGTGAGCAGGCGGACACGGTGACGGCCACCGCGCCCTGGGCATGCGCACACTGA
- a CDS encoding sugar-binding transcriptional regulator yields MGPAELVQAAAMARRFYLEGKSKIQIAEEFGVSRFKVARVLETALERDLVRIEIRVPAELDAERSDALRARYGLRHAVVVESPAEEQDDAADPENLGEVAAELLGELVNEGDVLGLAWGRSTIHMAAALDRLPPCTVVQLTGVYDAGTAERGSVEAVRRAAQVSGGEAHPIYAPMLLPDPATAAALRHQTGIARAFEYFDKVTVAAVSIGSWEPGISTVHDMLSDEERAHYASLGVAAEMSAHLFDSDGRRVGRDLGERCITVEADRLRRIPEVVAIAGGQRKAAAIGAVLRSGLVTSLVTDTAAADYLLTESAAGQRPALERTDPDD; encoded by the coding sequence ATGGGACCCGCGGAGCTGGTGCAGGCGGCGGCCATGGCCCGCCGGTTCTATCTCGAGGGAAAGTCGAAGATCCAGATCGCCGAGGAGTTCGGCGTGAGCCGCTTCAAGGTGGCCCGGGTCCTGGAGACGGCCCTCGAGCGTGATCTCGTACGGATCGAGATCCGGGTTCCGGCGGAGCTGGACGCGGAGCGTTCCGACGCACTCCGCGCGCGTTACGGTCTGCGGCACGCGGTCGTGGTCGAGTCCCCGGCCGAGGAGCAGGACGACGCCGCCGATCCGGAGAACCTGGGCGAGGTGGCGGCCGAGCTCCTGGGCGAGCTGGTGAACGAGGGCGACGTCCTGGGCCTGGCCTGGGGCCGCTCCACCATCCACATGGCGGCCGCCCTCGACCGGCTGCCGCCCTGCACGGTGGTCCAGCTCACGGGGGTCTACGACGCAGGGACGGCCGAGCGCGGCTCGGTCGAGGCGGTCCGCCGCGCGGCGCAGGTCTCGGGCGGCGAGGCCCATCCGATCTACGCCCCCATGCTGCTGCCGGATCCGGCGACGGCGGCGGCCCTGAGGCACCAGACGGGTATCGCCCGCGCATTCGAGTACTTCGACAAGGTGACGGTCGCCGCGGTCTCCATCGGGTCCTGGGAGCCGGGCATCTCCACCGTCCACGACATGCTCTCGGACGAGGAACGCGCGCACTACGCCTCACTGGGCGTGGCCGCGGAGATGTCCGCGCACCTCTTCGACTCCGACGGCCGGCGGGTCGGCCGGGACCTGGGCGAGCGGTGCATCACCGTGGAGGCGGACCGGCTGCGCCGGATCCCCGAGGTGGTGGCCATCGCCGGCGGCCAGCGCAAGGCGGCGGCGATCGGCGCGGTCCTGCGCTCCGGTCTGGTCACCAGCCTCGTGACGGACACCGCGGCCGCCGACTACCTGCTCACGGAGTCCGCGGCCGGACAGCGCCCCGCGCTGGAGCGCACCGACCCCGACGACTGA
- a CDS encoding terpene cyclase: protein MESELPDIYCPFPQRSNPHVEHTREHLDAWTRRTGLVHRQSARERFEQADFGAFVGMVYPTASAEHLDLVADWFVWLFLVDDQLDDGHLGRSPDRVRDVVARMRAVVEGSGPAPLPGEELPAAVVALVDLWERTTVRAAPHWRTRFAWHLMTYLTTATTWEAGNRADGVVPSEAAYMTNRRHTGAIHVCMDLIEIVAGIEAPESVHNDPRFITALEASCNVVCWANDVYSYEKEQVLGEIHNLVHLVRHHRGYGEQQALDHVCAEIATETERFLTAEDELIDMYPQLSGMLVPYLDGMRSWMRGNLDWSRLTPRYNPADVSQYEEPGAYLEETVLGVAADRAGHGASGGPRS from the coding sequence GTGGAGAGCGAACTGCCGGATATCTACTGCCCGTTCCCGCAGCGGAGCAATCCGCACGTAGAACACACCCGCGAGCACCTCGACGCCTGGACGCGCCGCACCGGTCTGGTGCACCGGCAGTCCGCCAGGGAGCGCTTCGAGCAGGCCGACTTCGGCGCGTTCGTCGGCATGGTCTATCCGACGGCGAGCGCGGAGCACCTGGATCTGGTCGCCGACTGGTTCGTCTGGCTCTTCCTCGTCGACGACCAGCTGGACGACGGGCACCTCGGCCGCAGCCCCGACCGGGTACGCGACGTGGTGGCCCGGATGCGGGCGGTGGTGGAGGGCTCGGGCCCCGCCCCGCTGCCGGGCGAGGAGCTCCCCGCCGCCGTCGTCGCCCTCGTGGACCTGTGGGAACGTACGACCGTGCGGGCCGCCCCGCACTGGCGCACCCGTTTCGCGTGGCACCTCATGACCTACCTCACGACCGCCACCACCTGGGAGGCGGGCAACCGGGCCGACGGTGTGGTGCCGTCCGAGGCGGCGTACATGACCAACCGCCGGCACACCGGGGCGATCCACGTGTGCATGGACCTGATCGAGATCGTGGCCGGTATAGAGGCACCCGAGTCGGTGCACAACGACCCCCGGTTCATCACGGCGCTCGAAGCCTCCTGCAACGTCGTGTGCTGGGCCAACGACGTGTACTCCTACGAGAAGGAACAGGTGCTCGGGGAGATCCACAATCTCGTCCACCTGGTCCGTCACCACCGCGGCTACGGGGAGCAGCAGGCGCTCGACCACGTGTGCGCGGAGATAGCGACCGAGACCGAGCGGTTCCTCACGGCAGAGGACGAGCTGATCGACATGTACCCCCAGCTGTCGGGGATGCTCGTCCCGTACCTCGACGGAATGCGGAGCTGGATGCGCGGCAACCTCGACTGGTCGCGCCTGACCCCGCGCTACAACCCGGCGGACGTCAGCCAGTACGAGGAGCCCGGGGCGTATCTGGAGGAGACCGTCCTCGGTGTGGCCGCGGACCGTGCGGGCCACGGCGCGTCCGGCGGCCCCCGGAGCTGA